From the genome of Nicotiana sylvestris chromosome 2, ASM39365v2, whole genome shotgun sequence, one region includes:
- the LOC138884162 gene encoding zinc finger BED domain-containing protein RICESLEEPER 2-like gives MTIRWISTFQMLESALLYQQAYIKYKLVDTDFKYALSEMEWKRVETVAKCLKSFYDITILFSGNKYPTANLYLPNVWKIQMLLEEERNSSDLVMNEMTTLILRKFKKYWRSYSKILSLAIVLDPQYKMKFVKFCFSKIDPATADAKVKVVEDHLQLLFKEYLVSSTSISLMEEHAYGRCTNEARDEFEEFDVFENQESGRGKTQLDLYMEEPNLDRKANPDLDVLTFWMENRLRFSEH, from the coding sequence ATGACTATTCGTTGGATTTCTACTTTTCAAATGCTTGAAAGTGCTCTCCTCTACCAGCAAGCTTATATTAAATATAAGTTAGTTGATACTGATTTTAAATATGCTCTTTCTGAGATGGAATGGAAAAGGGTAGAGACGGTTGCTAAGTGTTTGAAGTCAttttatgatatcactatattgtttTCCGGAAACAAATATCCAACTGCCAATTTGTATCTACCTAATGTATGGAAAATTCAAATGCTGTTAGAGGAAGAAAGAAATAGTAGTGACCTAGTTATGAATGAGATGACTACATTAATATTAAGGAAGTTCAAAAAATATTGGAGGTCTTACAGTAAGATCTTATCACTTGCCATTGTCCTTGATCCTCAATATAAAATGAAGTTTGTGAAATTTtgcttctccaaaattgatccTGCGACTGCTGATGCGAAGGTAAAAGTTGTTGAAGATCATTTGCAATTGTTGTTCAAAGAATACTTGGTATCTTCGACCTCAATTTCCTTAATGGAGGAGCATGCTTATGGTAGATGTACCAATGAAGCAAGGGATGAGTTTGAGGAGTTTGATGTGTTTGAGAACCAAGAGTCTGGTAGAGGTAAAACACAATTAGATTTGTACATGGAGGAGCCTAATCTTGATCGTAAAGCAAATCCAGATTTGGATGTGCTTACCTTTTGGATGGAAAATAGACTAAGGTTTTCAGAACATTGA